One window from the genome of Rufibacter tibetensis encodes:
- a CDS encoding PD-(D/E)XK nuclease family protein produces MVNIDNIIFEEPRKTFMEILKVNQREVPFANLLGFFFRPRERHGLNKLFLEALLNTWCSDIGHADNGDGESIVRNRGYKNNLTSRLANGSIESSSILVKVEQPTGLEKRIDILIESDDFVVCIEFKINHDLDNPLEEYKRYVIENYPGKLHFYIVLTPFKKEAIGEARRYFGQHTEFKQVILSHFFLQVKEELHRFHTNENEVNEYYRYFTDFVQTVENRKIKTLRSQAFKTLQGELNKSGLNCEYHTKNGGFLEIKVKNEASKIRLKPDGWQLEKWVNKKLTDYTLLLDKSTGFEQLLGEIKAFHKLIKTTVSLVD; encoded by the coding sequence ATGGTAAATATTGACAACATTATATTCGAGGAACCACGGAAGACCTTCATGGAGATTCTGAAGGTGAACCAACGGGAAGTACCCTTCGCCAATCTATTAGGCTTCTTCTTCAGACCGAGGGAAAGGCATGGTCTCAATAAATTGTTCCTTGAAGCACTACTTAACACATGGTGTTCTGACATTGGGCATGCAGATAATGGTGACGGTGAAAGCATCGTCAGGAACAGAGGTTACAAGAATAACTTAACGAGCCGATTAGCAAATGGAAGTATAGAATCTTCATCAATACTAGTTAAGGTGGAGCAACCGACTGGACTTGAAAAAAGGATAGATATTCTGATTGAATCTGATGATTTTGTGGTTTGCATTGAATTTAAAATCAACCATGACCTTGATAATCCGCTTGAAGAATATAAGCGATATGTCATTGAGAATTACCCTGGCAAACTACACTTCTATATTGTACTGACTCCTTTCAAAAAAGAAGCAATCGGTGAAGCCCGAAGGTACTTCGGACAGCATACAGAGTTCAAACAAGTTATTTTGAGTCATTTTTTCCTACAGGTAAAGGAGGAACTCCACCGCTTCCATACTAATGAAAACGAAGTAAATGAATACTACAGGTACTTCACTGATTTTGTGCAGACAGTTGAGAACAGAAAGATTAAGACTCTCAGGTCTCAGGCGTTTAAGACCCTTCAAGGTGAACTAAACAAGAGTGGCTTGAATTGCGAGTATCACACAAAGAACGGTGGCTTCCTTGAAATAAAAGTCAAAAATGAGGCTTCAAAAATCCGCCTCAAACCCGATGGGTGGCAGCTTGAAAAATGGGTAAACAAAAAGCTGACAGACTACACATTGCTTCTTGATAAGAGTACTGGTTTTGAGCAATTACTAGGTGAAATCAAAGCATTTCATAAGCTTATCAAAACCACAGTAAGCTTAGTAGATTGA
- a CDS encoding agmatine deiminase family protein — protein MITDQDTDFLYLADTLPKMYLAFYKCFERTLNEAGIEFYLLPNTKDVWAVDYMPIQVTRDEFVQFAYNPSYLQPKVWQKTISNVDNICTSINIQPKKSRILVDGGNVVKATDKVIMCHSVFTENPNVPEKQLIKELMELFQVDQLIFIPTQPKDFTGHADGIVRFLDDKTVLINKYTKEDKGFGLTVKTALHNAGLDWVEIPYNPYSNAKYKHSNGIYINYLQMKDSLILPVFGQKEDEEVVRLFEQLFPKLKIATVNSNELAYAGGILNCITWNIKL, from the coding sequence GTGATAACAGACCAAGACACCGATTTCCTTTACCTGGCTGATACACTACCCAAGATGTATCTAGCTTTCTACAAGTGTTTTGAACGAACCTTGAATGAGGCAGGAATAGAATTTTATCTTCTTCCCAACACTAAAGATGTTTGGGCGGTGGATTATATGCCTATTCAGGTGACCAGAGACGAATTCGTTCAGTTCGCCTACAACCCAAGTTATCTTCAGCCTAAGGTATGGCAGAAGACCATATCAAACGTGGACAACATTTGCACTTCTATAAACATACAGCCTAAGAAATCAAGAATACTAGTTGACGGTGGCAACGTGGTGAAAGCCACAGACAAGGTTATCATGTGCCATAGCGTGTTCACCGAGAACCCCAATGTACCAGAGAAGCAACTAATAAAGGAATTGATGGAGCTTTTCCAGGTTGACCAGCTTATCTTCATCCCAACACAGCCCAAGGACTTCACTGGCCATGCTGACGGTATAGTTCGGTTCCTAGACGATAAGACTGTGTTGATAAACAAATACACAAAGGAGGATAAGGGGTTCGGTTTAACCGTCAAGACGGCACTCCACAACGCTGGGCTGGATTGGGTGGAGATTCCATACAACCCCTATTCAAATGCCAAATACAAACATTCTAACGGGATTTACATCAACTACCTACAGATGAAGGATTCTTTAATACTTCCTGTTTTCGGTCAGAAAGAAGACGAAGAAGTAGTAAGGCTGTTTGAGCAGCTATTCCCTAAATTGAAGATTGCAACGGTTAACAGCAATGAGTTAGCCTATGCAGGTGGTATCTTAAATTGTATCACCTGGAACATCAAACTTTAA
- a CDS encoding FRG domain-containing protein, giving the protein MQESRSFLETSLNDWKDIFKLSDKLLDDLVFRGQSNKDWKITSSLERLMNRLYSEQTRTPFMHSQEMQMIEEFQWKYSLFKSKNINEDDYVEWLSIMQHYGACTRLVDFSDSLFVATFMAIFESSTDSAVWALNKYVVNYNTYTEFRREKQKTSASAQELDAFSLELANKYIKEVGNTINKLVLVHPKNINERLYRQQGLFIMPTNIQNSFMDNLSDYLGNNDPNIVDIQDLIAGANSFVRGQLSLLKINIPKEIQLSVLKHLREMNINSEILFPGIEGLAKSLNYSKQSYQDYLDMIRRANGMS; this is encoded by the coding sequence ATGCAAGAATCCCGCTCATTTTTGGAAACTTCGTTAAATGATTGGAAAGATATATTTAAACTAAGTGATAAGTTATTAGATGATTTAGTATTTAGAGGCCAATCTAACAAAGATTGGAAAATAACATCTTCACTTGAGCGATTAATGAATCGTTTATATTCAGAGCAAACACGTACACCTTTTATGCATTCTCAAGAAATGCAAATGATAGAAGAATTCCAATGGAAATATTCTCTATTTAAATCCAAAAATATAAACGAAGATGATTATGTAGAATGGCTATCAATCATGCAACATTATGGTGCATGCACAAGATTAGTAGACTTTTCTGATTCATTATTTGTTGCAACATTTATGGCAATCTTTGAAAGTTCAACGGACTCTGCTGTATGGGCATTAAACAAATATGTTGTAAACTATAACACTTATACTGAGTTTAGAAGAGAAAAGCAAAAAACATCTGCTTCAGCACAGGAATTAGATGCATTCTCTTTAGAATTAGCTAATAAGTATATTAAAGAAGTAGGCAATACAATAAATAAACTTGTATTGGTACATCCAAAGAATATCAATGAAAGACTTTATAGACAACAAGGTCTATTTATAATGCCTACAAATATACAGAATTCATTTATGGATAATTTGTCTGATTATTTAGGTAACAATGACCCTAATATTGTAGATATTCAAGACCTTATTGCAGGTGCAAATTCATTCGTAAGAGGCCAACTAAGTCTGTTGAAAATTAACATACCAAAAGAAATTCAATTATCAGTTCTTAAACATTTAAGAGAAATGAATATAAATTCTGAAATTTTATTTCCAGGAATAGAAGGTTTAGCAAAATCATTAAACTATAGTAAACAAAGTTATCAAGATTACCTTGATATGATAAGGAGAGCAAACGGTATGTCATAA
- a CDS encoding NUMOD3 domain-containing DNA-binding protein — protein MINEIPQELRESSGVYQIVNLINGKIYIGSTKLFKVRYQKHKFELLAKKHPNKHLQNSYIKFGEENFVFRVIYTHMRTSEETDKQFLDRLLKIENELILKNKSNVKEFGYNLRISAYSNNGISHSEDALTRVKGKKLSVETRLKMSVARTGEKHHSLSINEKIAKEIRLLISLGYRNQNIANHFNISKSIVNDIKNNGSWKHIVIEESDLESYTPPSFSRSPSRLNADEVIVLKLLIEQNIRPVIIAEFLGIKPRTISDIKCKKTYSHISLSESDRMKYGKLIDFQELKSIEQDRADKKRGIRKAVARKGSSNNQSKLKEEQVLEIMAQILAGNTLTDIAQSYGVSMHSISKIKSGNNWAHLTGFEKQRSGPLKGENNPNFKHSKETVNRILQMAKNGDSTKSICESLGLEKTFVNRVKAGKIKR, from the coding sequence ATGATAAATGAGATACCACAAGAGTTAAGGGAAAGCAGTGGTGTGTACCAGATTGTGAACCTAATCAACGGGAAAATTTACATAGGCTCTACAAAGCTCTTCAAGGTCCGTTATCAGAAGCATAAATTTGAGCTATTAGCCAAAAAGCACCCCAACAAACACCTTCAGAACTCCTATATCAAATTCGGTGAAGAGAATTTCGTTTTCAGAGTTATTTATACTCATATGAGGACTTCTGAGGAAACAGATAAACAGTTTCTTGACAGGCTACTTAAAATAGAGAATGAGTTAATCCTTAAGAACAAGTCCAATGTGAAAGAATTTGGTTATAACCTAAGAATAAGTGCCTACTCAAACAATGGTATAAGCCACTCAGAAGATGCATTGACAAGAGTCAAGGGGAAAAAGCTAAGCGTGGAAACCAGGCTAAAGATGTCAGTTGCAAGAACAGGCGAGAAGCACCATTCTCTTTCGATTAATGAAAAGATAGCCAAAGAAATCAGGTTACTCATAAGCTTGGGGTATAGGAATCAGAACATTGCGAATCATTTTAACATCTCTAAATCAATCGTCAATGACATCAAGAACAATGGCTCCTGGAAGCACATCGTGATTGAGGAATCTGATTTGGAAAGTTATACCCCACCTTCGTTTAGCAGAAGCCCTTCAAGGCTTAACGCTGATGAAGTAATTGTTTTGAAGCTGCTTATCGAACAAAATATAAGGCCAGTAATAATTGCTGAGTTCCTTGGAATCAAACCACGCACCATCTCTGACATCAAATGCAAAAAAACATATAGTCATATAAGCCTTTCCGAATCAGACAGAATGAAGTATGGCAAGTTGATAGACTTCCAAGAACTCAAAAGCATAGAACAAGATAGGGCTGATAAGAAAAGGGGAATCAGAAAGGCAGTCGCAAGAAAAGGTAGCTCAAACAACCAATCCAAGTTAAAGGAAGAGCAGGTTTTGGAGATTATGGCTCAAATTCTTGCAGGAAATACCTTAACTGACATAGCCCAATCCTACGGAGTATCCATGCACAGTATATCAAAAATTAAGTCAGGTAACAACTGGGCGCATTTAACGGGTTTTGAAAAGCAGCGGAGTGGACCACTCAAAGGTGAAAACAATCCTAACTTTAAGCATTCAAAAGAAACAGTAAATAGAATCTTACAAATGGCAAAGAATGGGGATTCAACAAAAAGTATTTGCGAGAGTCTTGGTTTAGAAAAAACGTTTGTGAATCGTGTGAAAGCGGGTAAAATCAAAAGATGA
- a CDS encoding HNH endonuclease domain-containing protein: protein MVKFQVNDPSLESQWRAIILFGKNSATYKFAFAKTLLGLAENRITHATLTDLAEPFSKHVVEHLKLNDKQGNASSSKFLDTCRAFISKQITNEELLIQTEKLGFVNVVDAFQIVNRDIVPTPFYHKNYTNGKKEIVITDNFLKLKESFHFQNFGQETEARWNLVETAWNLNIKPNLLEVQYDEVKELFFLEDKLMRRVDITSVRDSLNGYQKGKCFYSFQDISVNSLSPNLCEVDHFLPHMNKRHHLPSNINGVWNLVLADKDINKEKLARVPEVKYLHRLYNRNEFFIESKHPLSETIVNQTGDTPEKRRRFLEYHYNIALQNSIHTWRPSVELPSTF from the coding sequence ATGGTAAAGTTCCAGGTAAATGACCCTTCCCTAGAATCTCAATGGAGAGCAATCATTCTGTTCGGGAAAAACTCCGCCACCTACAAGTTCGCATTCGCCAAGACCCTGCTCGGGTTAGCGGAAAATAGAATAACCCATGCTACGCTGACTGACCTTGCTGAGCCGTTTTCAAAGCACGTAGTGGAACATCTTAAGCTGAACGACAAACAGGGCAATGCATCATCAAGCAAGTTCCTAGATACGTGTAGAGCCTTTATCTCGAAACAAATCACGAATGAAGAGCTACTTATTCAGACAGAGAAGCTCGGCTTTGTTAACGTGGTGGATGCTTTTCAGATAGTAAACAGAGACATAGTGCCTACACCTTTCTACCATAAGAACTACACCAACGGCAAGAAGGAGATTGTAATCACTGATAATTTTCTGAAACTAAAAGAATCCTTCCATTTCCAAAACTTTGGTCAAGAAACAGAGGCTCGCTGGAATCTTGTGGAGACCGCCTGGAACCTGAACATTAAACCAAACCTGCTGGAAGTACAGTATGACGAAGTAAAGGAACTGTTCTTCCTTGAAGACAAACTGATGCGCAGGGTTGACATCACCTCTGTGCGGGATTCGCTCAACGGTTACCAGAAAGGCAAGTGCTTCTACAGCTTTCAGGACATTTCGGTCAACAGCCTCTCCCCTAACCTCTGCGAAGTAGACCATTTCCTGCCACACATGAACAAGCGGCACCACCTACCCTCCAATATAAACGGGGTATGGAACCTTGTCTTGGCAGATAAAGATATCAATAAGGAGAAGCTTGCCAGGGTGCCTGAGGTGAAGTACCTCCACCGACTTTACAACCGAAACGAGTTCTTCATAGAGAGCAAACATCCCCTTTCCGAGACCATCGTCAACCAAACGGGAGATACGCCTGAGAAACGCAGACGTTTCCTTGAGTACCACTACAACATAGCCTTGCAGAACTCCATCCATACCTGGAGACCATCCGTTGAACTCCCATCCACTTTCTGA
- a CDS encoding HIT family protein yields the protein MSVFLQLPKDRIIFQDELFFIIRDKYPVSPGHSLIISNQLRADYFDLTNDEKFHLPKVIEKCKQFIEQDFTPDGYNIGMNCGEVAGQTVMHFHCHLIPRFKGDMADPRGGVRHSVEGKGYY from the coding sequence ATGAGTGTTTTCTTACAGTTACCCAAAGACAGAATCATTTTCCAAGACGAGTTATTCTTCATAATCAGGGATAAGTACCCAGTATCACCAGGTCACTCACTTATCATTTCAAACCAGCTAAGGGCAGACTATTTCGATTTAACGAATGATGAAAAGTTTCATCTACCTAAGGTAATTGAAAAATGCAAGCAGTTTATAGAGCAGGATTTCACACCAGATGGATACAACATCGGCATGAACTGCGGAGAGGTTGCTGGGCAGACGGTGATGCATTTCCATTGCCACCTTATACCAAGGTTTAAAGGTGACATGGCGGACCCAAGGGGTGGCGTTCGTCATTCAGTGGAAGGAAAAGGATACTATTAA
- a CDS encoding cysteine desulfurase-like protein: protein MSYNSVQQLRTDFPALRETEQRKPFIFFDGPGGTQMAQQAIDGMLTYITEGMANLHGAFGTSVKTDALLEDGRKAVADLLNCSPREVAFGQNMTSLAFSIARSLGSFISAQDEIVVTELDHRANVDPWVTLARDKGATVKYIPVNPSTYSLELEHLPEIFTEKTKLVAVGLSSNVTGTVTNIAKIISRAKEVNALVVIDAVHAVPHLPIDFKQLGCDVLLCSAYKFFGPHIGISAIASSLFEKLPVYKLAPAPQEIPDKLETGTQNHEAIAGLIGAISFIEQLGEGTTRRERLTSGMERIAAHEQELTNRVEQFLMSITEVKLYRAPADTPKTPTFAFTLENTNAREVTQWFAENYNMCIADGHFYASTMAEKLGVNPMGGWIRIGLAPYNTLEEVELFERGLQEFISTKLRK, encoded by the coding sequence ATGAGTTACAATTCAGTACAACAACTACGTACAGACTTTCCGGCGTTAAGAGAAACAGAACAAAGAAAACCATTCATTTTTTTTGACGGCCCAGGCGGGACACAGATGGCGCAACAGGCAATAGATGGCATGCTGACCTATATTACTGAAGGCATGGCGAATCTACATGGCGCTTTTGGGACAAGTGTCAAAACCGATGCTTTGTTGGAAGACGGGAGAAAAGCAGTGGCTGACCTGTTGAACTGCTCACCCAGAGAAGTAGCTTTTGGACAGAACATGACTTCGTTGGCTTTTTCCATTGCCCGTAGCTTAGGTTCTTTTATATCTGCACAGGACGAGATTGTAGTCACTGAGTTGGACCACCGCGCAAACGTGGACCCCTGGGTGACCCTAGCCAGGGATAAAGGTGCCACTGTTAAGTACATCCCCGTAAACCCCTCAACCTACTCCCTTGAATTGGAGCACCTGCCTGAGATTTTCACGGAGAAAACCAAATTGGTGGCGGTGGGCCTTTCCTCTAATGTTACCGGCACGGTCACCAACATTGCCAAAATTATTTCGCGGGCGAAAGAAGTGAATGCTTTGGTGGTCATTGATGCGGTGCACGCGGTTCCGCACCTTCCCATCGACTTTAAACAACTGGGTTGTGATGTGCTCCTTTGTTCCGCTTATAAGTTTTTCGGACCTCATATAGGAATTTCCGCAATCGCCTCTTCCCTGTTTGAGAAATTGCCGGTGTACAAGTTGGCTCCTGCTCCACAGGAAATACCTGACAAACTAGAAACTGGAACACAAAACCATGAAGCCATTGCAGGGTTGATCGGAGCCATCTCCTTCATAGAACAATTGGGGGAAGGTACTACCAGAAGAGAACGGCTTACGTCTGGGATGGAACGCATCGCGGCCCATGAGCAGGAGTTGACCAACCGGGTAGAACAGTTCCTGATGAGTATTACAGAGGTGAAGCTGTACCGCGCACCGGCAGACACTCCTAAAACGCCCACCTTTGCCTTCACGCTTGAGAACACAAATGCCCGCGAAGTTACCCAATGGTTTGCGGAGAACTACAACATGTGCATTGCAGACGGGCACTTCTACGCTTCCACCATGGCAGAAAAGTTGGGGGTGAATCCAATGGGTGGCTGGATTAGAATTGGTTTAGCTCCTTACAACACCCTTGAGGAAGTAGAGTTGTTTGAGAGAGGCTTACAGGAATTCATCTCTACAAAACTTAGAAAATAG
- a CDS encoding pseudouridine synthase has translation MLEIIFEDAQYVAINKPNGLLVHRTRIAEEKKEFALQILRDQLGIKLHPLHRLDRGTSGVLLFGKSPEATAPVVKAFAERQPDKTYFAIVRGYAPEEGTIDNPIRPDKDHQHKEAQDAITHFSRLATVELPIPVGRYQTARYSLVKIKPETGRMHQIRKHFAHLRHYIIGDKKHGDWRHNLMFLGTLGSPSMLLHAASLKFEHPFTRETVEIKAQLPENTRRLCEQFGWQNILAAQEALPQPIPSVTSSSL, from the coding sequence GTGCTGGAAATAATATTTGAAGACGCGCAGTATGTGGCCATCAACAAACCAAACGGCTTGCTGGTGCACCGCACGCGCATTGCGGAAGAGAAAAAAGAGTTTGCCTTGCAGATTCTCCGGGACCAGTTGGGGATCAAACTTCACCCCTTGCACCGCCTGGACCGGGGAACTTCAGGCGTACTGCTGTTCGGGAAATCGCCGGAAGCAACTGCACCAGTGGTAAAAGCCTTTGCTGAGCGGCAGCCCGATAAAACCTACTTCGCCATTGTGCGGGGCTACGCACCGGAGGAAGGCACCATAGACAATCCCATCAGGCCAGACAAAGACCACCAACACAAAGAGGCGCAGGATGCCATCACGCACTTCAGCCGTCTTGCCACGGTGGAGCTACCAATTCCGGTGGGGAGGTACCAAACCGCACGGTACAGCTTAGTGAAAATCAAACCTGAGACTGGCCGAATGCACCAGATCAGGAAGCATTTTGCACACCTTCGGCATTACATCATCGGTGATAAAAAGCACGGCGACTGGCGTCACAACCTTATGTTTCTGGGGACGCTTGGCTCGCCCAGCATGTTGCTGCATGCGGCTTCTTTGAAGTTTGAGCACCCTTTTACCAGAGAGACCGTAGAAATCAAAGCGCAGCTCCCTGAAAACACGAGGCGCCTTTGTGAGCAGTTTGGTTGGCAAAACATATTAGCAGCACAAGAGGCCCTTCCTCAACCAATACCTTCCGTCACAAGCTCTTCTTTGTAG
- a CDS encoding alcohol dehydrogenase catalytic domain-containing protein — MADHKIERLVYRMPKAGSINNLTLQKEELQPPGEEEVCVQVKAIGLNFADVFAMQGLYSATPKGSFIPGLEFSGEIIAVGDAVQEWNVGDRVMGVTKFGGYVSHINISRRYVITLPDAWSFEEGAGFLVQGLTAYYALTLLGNLQKGMNVLIHSAAGGVGILANRICKKYEAYTIGTVGQASKVDFLLKEEAYDAVILRGNDFPQKLKNALGNRPLQLIMECIGGKVLAQGWKIMAPMGRMVVYGNASFSSHSPKPNYPKLFWKFLQRPKIDPLRLPTENKSLMGFNLIYLYEQTDMMHQLLQELQVLQLEPQHIGHVYPFDEMHAAIHLFQRGKTVGKVVVKV, encoded by the coding sequence ATGGCTGACCATAAGATTGAACGCCTCGTGTACCGCATGCCCAAAGCAGGTTCCATCAACAACCTTACCCTGCAGAAGGAAGAATTACAGCCGCCTGGAGAGGAAGAAGTCTGTGTTCAGGTAAAAGCCATAGGCCTGAACTTCGCTGATGTCTTTGCCATGCAGGGACTCTACAGCGCCACGCCCAAAGGTTCTTTCATTCCCGGTCTTGAGTTTTCTGGGGAAATCATAGCAGTTGGAGATGCGGTGCAGGAGTGGAATGTAGGAGACAGGGTTATGGGCGTGACGAAGTTCGGGGGGTATGTGTCGCACATCAACATCAGCCGTAGGTACGTGATTACCTTGCCCGATGCCTGGAGTTTTGAAGAAGGGGCTGGGTTTCTGGTGCAAGGATTAACTGCTTATTACGCGCTTACCCTACTGGGGAATCTGCAGAAGGGAATGAACGTGCTCATACATAGTGCTGCCGGGGGCGTAGGGATTTTGGCGAACAGAATTTGTAAGAAGTACGAGGCATACACCATCGGCACTGTGGGCCAGGCCAGCAAAGTTGATTTCCTCCTGAAGGAAGAAGCTTATGATGCCGTCATTCTTCGGGGCAATGACTTTCCCCAAAAGCTGAAGAATGCCTTAGGTAACCGTCCGCTGCAGTTGATCATGGAATGCATTGGCGGAAAAGTACTGGCGCAAGGGTGGAAAATAATGGCTCCTATGGGCCGGATGGTGGTGTACGGCAACGCCAGTTTCTCCAGCCATAGCCCCAAACCCAATTACCCAAAACTATTTTGGAAATTTCTACAGCGGCCCAAAATAGATCCTTTACGGTTGCCTACTGAAAACAAGTCTCTAATGGGCTTCAACCTCATCTACCTGTACGAGCAAACCGATATGATGCACCAGTTGCTCCAGGAGCTACAAGTTCTCCAGTTAGAACCGCAGCACATTGGGCATGTCTATCCTTTTGACGAAATGCACGCAGCCATTCACCTGTTTCAAAGAGGGAAAACCGTGGGCAAGGTGGTGGTAAAGGTGTGA